A window from Drosophila nasuta strain 15112-1781.00 chromosome 3, ASM2355853v1, whole genome shotgun sequence encodes these proteins:
- the LOC132793264 gene encoding uncharacterized protein LOC132793264, which translates to MDRRKKRTSSEQYQMYIELMESDPIFASGRVPRDYDLNYLTKKWKELSDRLNKCGSGPTLTAEEWRKRLNDWKNTTRCKYRRSLMSSEKDISMSSLETRALNLFGKVPGAGETLMTLKSEKDDHEDDMEELGQRTSASFQKELQAAVEEAINDEVDDDEMVEEHVDQEDLTDENMHEPGGGIDGPSGVGGTTAVNTSGGGYRTIVVDNSTYVDDDQEQQEAPVEPVKFVCTPNIHAVGSGGVGGGGTKLINGELPVKRIRRDQVIYEVKNAPRSYTTIQTGGPLPTLHNTKMHHEPQGTSLSAALSSLDTQEIAHQLKRLADINYETLQFEIARFKFNNPGFHYEPPPL; encoded by the exons ATGGATCGACGCAAAAAGCGAACCTCCTCGGAGCAATATCAAATGTATATCGAGCTGATGGAGAGCGACCCAATTTTTGCAAGCGGACGCGTGCCGCGCGATTATGATCTGAATTATCTGACCAAAAAATGGAAGGAGCTCTCCGACAGGCTGAACAAATGCGGTTCGGGACCCACGCTAACTGCGGAAGAGTGGCGCAAG cgcTTAAACGATTGGAAGAATACGACACGCTGCAAATACAGACGCAGTCTCATGTCCAGCGAGAAGGACATCTCCATGTCTTCGCTGGAGACGCGAGCTCTCAATCTGTTTGGCAAGGTTCCCGGCGCAGGAGAAACACTAATGACTCTGAAGTCTGAGAAGGATGACCATGAAGATGACATGGAGGAACTTGGACAGCGAACGTCGGCATCGTTCCAAAAAGAACTGCAAGCGGCCGTGGAGGAGGCAATCAACGACGaggtcgacgacgacgaaatGGTTGAGGAGCATGTGGATCAAGAGGATCTAACCGATGAGAATATGCACGAGCCGGGCGGTGGCATCGATGGGCCCAGCGGCGTTGGCGGCACAACGGCAGTGAACACAAGTGGCGGCGGCTATCGCACCATTGTGGTGGACAATTCCACATACGTGGACGACGATCAGGAGCAGCAGGAGGCGCCCGTCGAGCCGGTCAAGTTCGTGTGCACACCCAACATTCATGCGGTTGGATCGGGCGGTGTTGGAGGCGGCGGCACTAAGCTGATCAATGGCGAGCTGCCCGTGAAGAGAATACGGCGGGATCAAGTGATCTATGAAG TTAAAAATGCGCCGCGGTCTTATACCACCATCCAAACAGGTGGCCCGCTGCCCACGCTGCACAACACAAAGATGCACCACGAGCCGCAGGGCACAAGTTTGAGTGCGGCGTTGAGTAGCCTGGATACCCAGGAGATTGCGCATCAGCTGAAGCGGCTGGCGGACATCAACTATGAGACGCTGCAGTTTGAGATAGCgcgatttaaatttaacaatccTGGTTTCCACTATGAGCCGCCGCCATTATAG
- the LOC132790290 gene encoding uncharacterized protein LOC132790290 — protein sequence MLCRHMVAWRSFVYNNNLYSIGRNDLDFWRCSPAALRRCPSALHRIMDFANRDLSVMINFNKQQLLEMFVTLQSLLQTIDLRTVEFLYEMRSHLGPAADQFVHELRSFAYSPFDSLISFDCNTKYEARKLTHFNASDCGLADDFELLQGIYSLPQYVRNLQYDDDFDVFSSDFDVEDEDADVLDDYSNMFVLQAPVLKEMRRILKSRSLNPQQYPMANPTAAVAIIAEDAARTLINRQPAPAAQSAPAAQSALSPRPPVSAPPAVSSATRNADTAQQSTFLRSPIQLRSRTADTKRRRNFAEAPE from the exons ATGCTGTGCCGTCATATGGTTGCCTGGCGCTCCTTTGTCtataacaacaatttgtattcGATTGGGCGAAATGATTTAGACTTTTGGCGCTGCTCTCCAGCTGCATTGAG acGCTGTCCCAGTGCATTGCATCGCATCATGGACTTTGCCAATCGGGATCTTTCTGTGATGATTAATTTCAACAAGCAGCAATTGCTGGAGATGTTTGTCACGTTGCAGTCCCTGTTGCAGACCATCGATCTCCGGACCGTCGAGTTTCTTTACGAGATGCGGAGCCATTTGGGTCCAGCAGCTGATCAGTTTGTCCATGAGCTAAGAAGCTTTGCCTACTCACCGTTCGATAGCCTCATCAGCTTTGATTGCAATACGAAATATGAGGCCAGAAAATTAACCCATTTTAATGCGAGCGATTGCGGCTTAGCCGATGACTTTGAATTGCTGCAAGGCATCTATAGCTTACCGCAATATGTACGCAACTTGCAGTACGACGATGACTTTGATGTATTCTCTTCAGATTTTGATGTCGAGGATGAGGATGCCGACGTGCTGGACGATTACAGCAATATGTTTGTGCTACAAGCACCGGTACTCAAAGAGATGCGTCGCATCCTCAAGAGCCGCAGTCTTAATCCCCAGCAGTATCCCATGGCAAATCCCACTGCTGCTGTGGCCATAATTGCAGAGGACGCTGCCCGCACTTTGATCAATCGTCAACCTGCGCCTGCTGCGCAATCTGCGCCTGCTGCGCAATCTGCTCTCAGTCCACGTCCTCCCGTTTCAGCACCACCAGCAGTAAGTTCGGCGACCAGAAATGCAGACACGGCACAACAATCGACATTCCTTAGATCTCCCATACAATTAAGATCTCGAACTGCGGACACCAAGCGACGCAGAAACTTTGCGGAGGCACCTGAGTGA
- the LOC132793263 gene encoding E3 ubiquitin-protein ligase Topors, translating to MAESLLLGEAPPSIMEDMASSVIVEPPAVSDTVGGGTLPALAAHFADLTESGSESGDEPSVDARDQQEQETGGSSDAVGENNATAGRSSPPPNCAICLSRCRRKCFTDSCMHQFCFKCLCEWSKIKPECPLCKQPFKTIIHNVRTLDDYDRYPVQPSSPESSLSFHIVNIRRERLLLQNQAVMTNGGDNGDDIDTAATDESQDGIAAHGQQHQAGSRGLYVPHNRFEPYRMELLNFYRHDQDARGGGSLSMLWRRYVYDRKLYALPVSDNLTGNFREWSARFYRDNPAQMHRLMPWINRDIVCLLRTSPQNVTQVMHMMHDILPMINITTRTFRRRLSPFLGERTNHFIHELFNFARSPYDMIGYDRVVQYSALVAEEVEVDLLDLVSTNEGSSSTLEPTVNGNETTGNGAAGGTTSSNSSETTATTTTTTASEWSSRMPRPSTSVIVTNPSATHSFSVTMATDGSELPGISIRRTTTSNVGSQTVAINLSMRRPANEVIEIDDGDAAANAEVAAINDGSSTTGRRQAGASLPISAHIELQSSDCSNSSDDDDECVFVLERKPPHLRTPELVSLDSNSDSDVVFVDEQKASPVVKANGGEGDGDSVSIDQEMETAVNELFMGPSTSTGVCSTAGKNWMLVLEEARRHDPMCLRSRSKRNLTRTQQRAAPKAPTSSSEGTRWSTSSDSSSSSEDSAAAPKRRKRRAARKPKAKAQKRPASSKRSAQQLKSKRRRKQVSEVEEEAEAAAEEEKEKATKASSSNSSSSSSSSSEDSSEDGAAGDSTEPTGNNYNNENSSSSSSSDDDIDFNTLRKKLKAKYFAKGNEDTKLPKKELVADTAGEETLEHQAPEEEVAASSAQHAVVKRRRSNSSSNQSSSHSHSNSAISTLASHNTTMSSSSVLSLFNNNIHRDVGEATSAERPLSMVVTANSLLELSTLSVGGAGSGLFNEQSLGVEDAMRYLQNALPSASDDAQLGIYSDASNELQHYRTEADAEPELAIDVVGEATSNAEAESADVILGNDIEPENENEEIDNEHEEIELGNQPDEPDEEEHDEQDQEEENDEDYEDEDEAAAAATAESDQTDSDPDPDAF from the exons ATGGCAGAGTCGTTGTTGCTGGGAGAGGCGCCGCCTTCCATTATGGAGGACATGGCGTCCTCCGTCATTGTGGAACCACCCGCTGTCTCAGATACTGTTGGAGGTGGCACCTTGCCAGCGTTAGCTGCTCACTTTGCTGATCTCACAGAGAGCGGCAGCGAAAGCGGCGACGAGCCCAGCGTGGATGCCCGCGACCAGCAAGAGCAGGAGACGGGAGGCAGCTCCGATGCCGTCGGCGAAAACAACGCAACAGCGGGACGCTCTTCGCCGCCACCCAATTGTGCCATCTGTCTGTCGCGCTGCAGGCGCAAATGCTTCACTGACTCCTGCATGCATCAGTTCTGTTTCAAATGTCTTTGCGAGTGGAGCAAG ATTAAACCAGAGTGTCCACTCTGCAAGCAGCCCTTCAAAACCATCATACACAATGTGCGCACACTGGATGATTATGATCGATATCCGGTCCAGCCAAGTTCGCCGGAATCTAGCCTCAGTTTTCACATTGTCAACATACGGCGTGAGCGTCTATTGCTGCAGAACCAGGCTGTGATGACCAACGGCGGAGACAATGGGGATGACATCGATACGGCGGCCACCGACGAGTCTCAGGATGGCATCGCCGCTCATGGTCAGCAGCATCAGGCGGGATCGCGCGGCCTTTATGTGCCGCACAATCGCTTCGAGCCGTACCGTATGGAGCTCTTGAATTTCTATCGGCACGACCAAGATGCACGTGGCGGGGGATCACTAAGCATGCTGTGGCGTCGCTATGTTTACGACCGCAAACTCTACGCGCTACCGGTGAGTGACAACTTGACAGGCAACTTCCGGGAATGGAGCGCCCGCTTCTACAG GGATAATCCCGCACAAATGCATCGACTGATGCCCTGGATCAATCGGGACATCGTGTGTCTGTTGCGCACCTCGCCACAGAATGTCACCCAGGTGATGCACATGATGCACGACATTCTGCCCATGATCAACATTACTACCCGCACATTCCGTCGCCGTCTGTCGCCGTTTCTGGGCGAGCGCACCAATCACTTTATCCATGAACTGTTCAACTTTGCCCGCTCACCTTACGACATGATTGGCTACGATCGTGTGGTGCAATATTCTGCGCTGGTGGCCGAGGAAGTGGAGGTGGATTTGTTGGATCTGGTGTCTACTAACGAGGGCAGTAGCTCAACGTTGGAGCCAACGGTCAATGGCAATGAAACAACTGGCAATGGAGCAGCAGGCGGCACTACCAGTAGCAATAGCAGTGAgacgacggcaacaacaacgacgacgacagccaGCGAGTGGAGCAGCCGCATGCCACGTCCATCGACCAGTGTAATTGTCACCAATCCCAGTGCAACTCATTCCTTCAGCGTCACCATGGCCACTGACGGCAGTGAGCTGCCCGGCATCTCCATACGCCGCACAACCACTTCGAATGTCGGCTCCCAAACGGTGGCCATCAATCTCAGCATGCGTCGTCCCGCCAACGAGGTCATCGAGATTGATGACGGCGATGCGGCCGCCAACGCCGAGGTGGCCGCCATCAACGATGGCAGCAGCACCACAGGACGACGGCAAGCAGGCGCCAGCCTACCCATCAGTGCCCACATAGAGCTCCAGAGCAGcgactgcagcaacagcagcgacgacgacgacgagtgtGTCTTCGTACTGGAACGAAAGCCACCGCATTTGCGTACGCCGGAGCTAGTTAGTCTCGACTCGAATAGCGACTCCGATGTGGTCTTTGTAGATGAGCAGAAGGCGAGTCCGGTAGTCAAGGCCAACGGTGGGGAAGGCGATGGCGACAGTGTCAGCATTGATCAGGAAATGGAGACAGCGGTCAATGAGCTCTTCATGGGTCCTAGCACCAGCACGGGCGTCTGCTCGACAGCGGGCAAGAACTGGATGCTTGTGCTGGAGGAGGCGCGTCGTCACGATCCAATGTGCCTACGTAGTCGCTCCAAACGCAATCTAACACGCACCCAGCAACGTGCAGCGCCAAAAGCGCCCACCAGCAGCAGTGAAGGCACCCGGTGGAGCACCTCctccgacagcagcagcagcagtgaggATTCCGCGGCAGCTCCCAAGCGGCGGAAAAGGCGAGCAGCTCGTAAGCCCAAGGCGAAGGCACAAAAGCGTCCAGCGAGCAGTAAACGTTCCGCACAGCAGCTTAAGAGCAAGCGTCGAAGAAAGCAAGTGTCGGAGGTCGAGGAAGAGGCGGAAGCAGCGGCGGAGGAGGAAAAAGAAAAGGCAACTaaagcgagcagcagcaatagcagcagcagcagcagctcgagTAGTGAAGACAGCAGCGAGGATGGAGCTGCTGGCGACAGCACAGAGCCAACAG gtaacaactacaacaatgagaacagcagcagcagcagctccagtGATGACGATATAGACTTTAATACATTGCgtaaaaaattgaaagcaaagtACTTTGCCAAAGGCAACGAAGATACAAAGCTGCCAAAAAAGGAACTGGTTGCAGACACTGCCGGCGAGGAGACTTTGGAGCACCAGGCACCGGAAGAAGAAGTGGCGGCGAGCAGTGCCCAGCACGCAGTGGTAAAGCGAAGgcgaagcaacagcagcagcaatcagtcgtccagtcacagtcacagcaacAGTGCTATCAGCACTTTAGCCAGCCACAACACGACCATGTCCAGCAGTTCAGTGCTAAGCctcttcaacaacaacatacacAGAGATGTTGGTGAAGCGACGTCAGCGGAAAGACCACTATCAATGGTTGTCACAGCAAATTCGCTGCTTGAGCTGTCCACATTGAGTGTGGGTGGAGCTGGCAGCGGATTGTTCAATGAGCAATCTCTGGGCGTTGAGGATGCAATGCGGTATTTGCAGAACGCGCTGCCCAGTGCCAGTGATGATGCACAGCTGGGCATCTATTCGGACGCCAGCAACGAGTTGCAGCATTATCGAACAGAAGCAGATGCAGAGCCAGAGTTGGCAATCGATGTCGTTGGCGAAGCAACCAGTAATGCAGAAGCTGAGTCAGCTGACGTCATCTTGGGAAACGATATTGAGcctgagaatgagaatgaagAGATTGACAATGAGCACGAAGAGATTGAGCTGGGGAATCAGCCGGATGAACCGGATGAAGAAGAGCATGATGAACAAGACCAGGAGGAGGAAAATGATGAGGACTACGAGGATGAGGACGaggctgctgcagctgccacagctgaATCGGATCAAACAGACTCAGACCCAGATCCGGATGCCTTTTAA